Proteins co-encoded in one Pseudophryne corroboree isolate aPseCor3 chromosome 1, aPseCor3.hap2, whole genome shotgun sequence genomic window:
- the LOC134984214 gene encoding putative claudin-24: MVLAKRTYIQFGGTLLSLAGWILSCVTTYVPLWKNLNLDLNELENWTMGLWQTCVVQEEGGMQCKDFDSFLALSSELRISRILMCLSNGSGMLGLVISSLGLDCVKIGAGNLELKNRLLILGGIMLWTSGLSALAPVSWVAYDTVQEFWDESIPEIVPRWEFGEALFMGWFGGFFLLLGGSLLASSYCFTPTDPTSICYKPTKHHEQCLPGDSKYPDLTI, from the coding sequence ATGGTTCTGGCCAAAAGAACTTACATACAATTTGGAGGAACTTTGTTGTCTTTGGCAGGATGGATTCTGTCCTGTGTTACAACTTATGTACCTCTCTGGAAAAACTTAAATTTAGATTTAAATGAATTGGAAAACTGGACTATGGGACTGTGGCAGACTTGTGTCGTACAAGAGGAAGGAGGAATGCAATGCAAGGACTTTGATTCTTTCTTGGCTCTGTCATCCGAGCTCAGGATTTCGAGGATTTTAATGTGCTTATCTAATGGCTCTGGGATGCTCGGTCTCGTCATTTCCAGCCTTGGTTTGGACTGTGTAAAAATTGGAGCAGGAAACCTGGAGCTAAAGAACCGTCTCTTAATTCTAGGAGGGATAATGCTTTGGACATCAGGATTATCTGCCTTAGCCCCAGTCTCCTGGGTGGCTTATGACACAGTTCAGGAATTTTGGGATGAGTCCATTCCAGAGATTGTCCCAAGATGGGAGTTTGGTGAAGCGCTCTTTATGGGCTGGTTTGGAGGATTTTTCCTTCTCCTTGGTGGTTCACTCCTTGCTTCCTCCTATTGCTTCACACCCACTGATCCAACATCTATATGTTACAAACCTACAAAACATCATGAACAATGTCTACCTGGGGACTCCAAATATCCAGATCTGACTATCTGA